CGTCCAGGGCATCGTCTTTGATCTGCCGACCGCGGTGGACAGCGCCCAGAAGCACTTCAAGAGCAATGGTGTCGCGGACCGCTGCCGTGCCATCGGCGGCGATGTCTTCGCCGAGGTGCCCGGCGGTGCCGACGCGTACGTGATGAAGAGCTTCCTGCACGACTGGGACGACGAGCACGTCACCACCATCCTCACCAACATCCGCAAGGTCATCAAGGCGGAAGGCCGGGTGCTGATCGTCGAGCCGCTGCTGCCGGACAATGCGCACGATGTGCCGTCGTTCTTCGGCATCGTCACCTCCGACCTGGATCTGCTGGCAGCCACCCAGGGCAAGATCCGTACCACGGAGGACTTCCGGGAGCTGCTCCGCGCGACCGGCTTCGAGCTGACCGATGTCACGCCGCTGGGTTCCTACGAGTTCTCCACCCACGACCACTACAACGTGCTTGAGGCCACTCCGTGCTGACCGCGGTCGATCACGAACAACCCATGGCGACCGTCCCCGCCCTGGCCGCCGCCGCTCCGGGAGCGGAACTGGAACCCACCAGCATCCGGCTGCGTCCGGTTGGTGATCACGACGTACTCATCCAGATCGCGTACGTGGGCATCTGCCACTCGGACATCCACCAGGTCCGGGAGGAGTGGGGCGCGGCATCGTTCCCCATGGTCCCGGGACATGAGATAGCGGGTGTGGTCACCCAGGCCGGGTCAGGCGTCAAGCGGTTCTCCGTCGGCGATCGGGTGGGCGTGGGATGCTTCGTGGACTCGTGCCGGAGCTGCGTGCACTGCCGGCGCGGCGAGGAGCAGTTCTGCGAGCAGGGCATGACCTCCACGTACAACGCGGTCGGCCGCGACGGCCTGCCCAACTACGGCGGGTACAGCACGCACATCGTCGTGGACGAGAACTACGTGCTGGCCATCCCCGACTCTCTCGCGCTGGACGAGGCCGCACCTCTGCTGTGCGCCGGAATCACCATGTACGCGCCGCTCGTGCGCTGGGGCGCGGGACCTGGTACACGTGTGGCAGTCGTGGGCCTGGGAGGACTCGGCCACCTGGGGGTCAAGTTCGCCCGGGCCATGGGGGCCGAGGTGACCGTACTCAGCCGCGGGTCGCGTAAGCAGCGGGGCGCGCTGCGGCTGGGCGCTGACCACTTTCGGGCGACTGAAAAACCTGCGGTCTTCGAGGAGTTGAGTGGGGCCTTCGACCTTGTCCTCAGTACGGTGTCCGCGTCGTTGGAGCTGGACTCCTATCTGGGACTGCTGACGGTTGGCGGTACCCTCGTCCACGTGGGGGTCCCACCGGGCCCCTCGTCTCTCAGCGTCGCCGCACTCGTCGACGGGCGCAAGAACCTGTCCGGATCGTTCATCGGCGGTACAGGCGAGACTCAGGCGATGCTCGACTTCTGCGCCGTGCACGGTATCGGTGCGGAGGTGGAGGTCATCGACGCCAAGCAGGCCAACGACGCATATGCACGGGTGGTGGACGGGGACGTTCGCTACCGTTTCGTCATCGACGTCACGACGTTGGGGCGCGCGGACTCATGATGTGCGTGGTTGTGTGACAGAGCTGGTCTGGAATTGTTGACGGCCCACCCTGTTGCGGGTATCGCCAGTGGCTGTTGTGTTTCCGATCTTGAGCAGTTCCGGTCGAGCGCGGGTTATCGGTCGGGTGATCCTGCCATGGGGAGCGCATGAGGACCGGGGCCTCCTGCACAGCTCGTGGATGTCGAGTCCATGGAGCAGCAGGAGGCTCCGGTGCCGCTGCGAGAACGGCCGCGGGTCTGCGCCGTACTCCGTGGCGGCACGGCGGTGGTCCGTCGGCCGACCCTGGCACTGGTGTACCTGCGCGAACACACCACCCTGGCGAAGATCGCTGCCGGGTTCGGGGCCAGCGGATCCACCGCCCACGCCTACACCAGCGCGGTCATCCGCCTGCTCGCCGAACGCGCGCCGGGTCTGCTGAAGGTTCTGCGCGAGGCCGCTGCGGACTTCGTCCTGCTGGACGGCACTCTCGCCGAGTGCGACCGGGTCGGCGACGGACGGGCCGACTACTCCCACAAGCACCGCCGGCACGGGGTGAACGTGCAGGTGTCACCGATCCGGCCGGCCAGCTGCTGTGGCTCTCACCCGCTCTGCCGGGCCGGGCTCACGACCTGACCGCTGCCCGCACCCACCGGATCAGCCGCATCCGCGAGCGTCAGGGCGTCCCCATCATCGCCGATCTGGCCTACCAGGGCGGCGGCCCCTGGGTGACCACGGGCATCAAACGCAGGCCCCTGCGGGAACTCACCCTCACCGAGAAGGCCCGCAACCGGGCCCCGGCCGCGGCGCGGGCACCGGTCGAGCGCGGCGCCGCACGCCTGAAGTCCTGGCGGATCTTCCGCAGATCCCGATGCAGCCCAAACCGCAGGCGACCACCGAAAGACCTCTCTTCTGGGCATCCAGAAGGCCGCGCTCGTCACGCACATCCGGCGGACCTACCACAGCGATCAGGGGCGCCCCCTCGAGACAGCGGACATCGTCGTGCCCGCCGCTCACTGCGAGATCGTCTACGAGATCCCGATCAACCGGTAGGCACAGGCTTCGTGGGCGGGCCGCGGCGGTGCGTCGGCGCGTCCAC
This region of Streptomyces caelestis genomic DNA includes:
- a CDS encoding NAD(P)-dependent alcohol dehydrogenase, coding for MATVPALAAAAPGAELEPTSIRLRPVGDHDVLIQIAYVGICHSDIHQVREEWGAASFPMVPGHEIAGVVTQAGSGVKRFSVGDRVGVGCFVDSCRSCVHCRRGEEQFCEQGMTSTYNAVGRDGLPNYGGYSTHIVVDENYVLAIPDSLALDEAAPLLCAGITMYAPLVRWGAGPGTRVAVVGLGGLGHLGVKFARAMGAEVTVLSRGSRKQRGALRLGADHFRATEKPAVFEELSGAFDLVLSTVSASLELDSYLGLLTVGGTLVHVGVPPGPSSLSVAALVDGRKNLSGSFIGGTGETQAMLDFCAVHGIGAEVEVIDAKQANDAYARVVDGDVRYRFVIDVTTLGRADS